One window of Legionella pneumophila subsp. pneumophila str. Philadelphia 1 genomic DNA carries:
- the purN gene encoding phosphoribosylglycinamide formyltransferase codes for MIRLGILGSTRGTNMLALVDAINEGTLKAKIELVISNKPDAIILERAKSLGLNAQFVNPEGLNRIDFDKKVSDILINHQIDLIVLIGYMRILSADFVNKWNNQVINVHPSLLPAFAGKMDMDVHQAVLDSGLKETGCTIHFVTEEVDAGPVILQKKCPVLEGDTAQTLKARVQQLEGIALVDAINLIASKGL; via the coding sequence ATGATTCGTTTAGGAATATTAGGATCGACTCGTGGAACCAATATGTTGGCTCTTGTTGATGCAATCAATGAGGGAACTCTTAAGGCAAAGATAGAGCTTGTTATTAGTAATAAACCCGATGCCATTATTCTGGAAAGAGCCAAATCGTTGGGTTTGAATGCACAGTTTGTCAATCCTGAGGGATTAAACAGAATTGATTTTGATAAAAAAGTAAGTGACATACTGATCAACCATCAGATTGATTTGATTGTTTTGATTGGGTACATGAGAATTTTGTCGGCGGATTTCGTAAATAAATGGAATAATCAGGTAATTAATGTACATCCCTCTTTATTGCCAGCATTTGCAGGGAAAATGGATATGGATGTACATCAAGCTGTTCTTGATTCCGGCCTAAAGGAAACAGGTTGTACTATCCATTTTGTCACCGAAGAGGTAGATGCGGGTCCTGTTATTTTGCAAAAAAAATGCCCTGTTTTAGAAGGAGATACTGCTCAAACCTTAAAAGCAAGGGTGCAGCAGTTGGAAGGAATAGCTTTGGTAGATGCAATTAACCTGATTGCATCGAAAGGTCTCTAA
- the purD gene encoding phosphoribosylamine--glycine ligase translates to MINILIVGSGAREHAIATALSKSENKPKIYCFGTTRNPGIQRLTSDYWVGDITDPEQVNQQAKEWEINLAIIGPEAPLEHAVADALWDCGIPVIGPRKNLAKIETSKAFARELMEKYGIPGLPKYKVFTSLEGIGEFLSELGENNYVVKANGLMAGKGVKVGGEHLLSFEEALNYCKEIFTHNQSLVIEEKLIGQEFSFMCFSDGISLVPMPIVQDHKRAYEHDEGPNTGGMGSYSAADHSLPFLSPEDVRAAFEINQSVIKALMTEMSDKYIGILYGGFMATAHGVYVIEFNARFGDPEALNVLSLLESDFVKLCVAMANGNLQKESVRFLNQATVCKYAVPDGYPDNPLRHVEIDISAVEPKDTLYLAAVNFKNGKLYATGSRTAAYVGIANTISEAEEIAEQQIKNIKGPLFHRKDIGTSPLINTRVEVMRRLRAL, encoded by the coding sequence TTGATCAATATCCTTATTGTTGGTTCAGGTGCGCGTGAGCATGCAATAGCTACAGCATTGAGTAAATCAGAGAATAAACCAAAGATTTATTGCTTTGGAACAACTCGTAATCCTGGTATCCAAAGACTCACCTCAGATTATTGGGTAGGTGATATTACAGACCCTGAGCAAGTTAACCAGCAAGCAAAAGAATGGGAAATTAATTTGGCCATTATTGGTCCAGAAGCGCCTTTGGAACATGCTGTTGCTGATGCTTTGTGGGATTGTGGAATTCCTGTTATAGGCCCCAGGAAAAATTTGGCTAAAATTGAAACCAGTAAAGCGTTCGCCAGAGAGTTGATGGAAAAATACGGTATTCCAGGTTTGCCTAAGTATAAAGTATTTACCAGTTTAGAGGGAATAGGGGAGTTTTTATCAGAGTTAGGTGAAAATAATTACGTTGTTAAGGCCAATGGTTTAATGGCGGGCAAGGGTGTAAAAGTAGGTGGAGAACATCTGTTGTCATTTGAAGAGGCTTTAAACTATTGTAAAGAAATTTTTACTCATAATCAGTCTTTAGTCATTGAAGAAAAATTAATAGGTCAAGAATTTTCATTTATGTGTTTTTCTGATGGCATCTCATTAGTTCCAATGCCTATTGTGCAAGATCATAAACGAGCTTATGAGCATGATGAGGGTCCTAATACAGGTGGTATGGGGAGTTATTCAGCGGCAGATCACAGCTTGCCATTTTTGTCTCCAGAGGATGTTCGTGCTGCTTTTGAAATTAATCAATCAGTAATCAAAGCGCTTATGACGGAAATGTCTGATAAATACATAGGAATACTTTATGGCGGATTTATGGCCACCGCACATGGGGTGTATGTGATTGAGTTTAATGCTCGCTTTGGAGATCCTGAGGCTCTTAACGTGCTTAGCTTGTTGGAATCTGATTTTGTTAAATTATGTGTTGCGATGGCTAACGGCAATTTACAAAAAGAATCCGTTCGCTTTTTGAATCAAGCCACAGTTTGTAAATACGCTGTCCCTGATGGTTATCCTGATAATCCATTGCGCCATGTTGAAATTGATATTTCTGCTGTCGAACCTAAAGATACTCTATATTTGGCTGCAGTGAATTTTAAGAATGGCAAACTCTATGCCACAGGTTCGAGGACAGCCGCTTATGTCGGTATAGCGAATACTATCAGTGAGGCAGAAGAAATTGCTGAACAACAGATAAAAAATATAAAAGGCCCTTTATTTCACAGAAAAGATATTGGCACATCGCCTTTAATTAATACACGCGTTGAAGTAATGCGTAGGTTGCGTGCCTTATGA
- the purF gene encoding amidophosphoribosyltransferase produces the protein MCGIVGIYSHEPVAAELYDSLIHLQHRGQDASGILTGADRFYFKHGLGLVRESIFSEDILKLKGNIGIAHVRYPTAGGYSEADVQPLWIGSPRGIALAHNGNLVNYGELVDDLCGKQHRHLNSTLDSEALLLLLADYLAKGSYSDHDEEQFFQLLCMAVNEIHQRVQGSYSVVSLVIGKGLVAFRDPHGIRPLVWGERVHENGSKDYIFASETTPFYALGFEPKGDLQPGEVAYVNQQGQLYRKVLSSKKFTPCIFEYVYFARPDATLDDVSVYRARLRMGQNLAKSWKKRFPDTLPDVVIPAPSTANTAALAFANELGIRYSEGLYKNPFIGRTFIMPNQESRSRQVRYKLTPQKTEINKKKVLIVDDSIVRGTTSREIVRMIREYGASEIYFVSTCPPIKNPCFYGIDIPSRKKLIAAHKTEEEIRQFLGVDKLLYQTQENLIEAVSRRGQYDMSKPCMACMDGKYICGQITEEKIKLLEKKRLTENDQETEIGEMS, from the coding sequence ATGTGTGGCATTGTAGGAATTTACAGTCATGAACCCGTTGCTGCTGAGCTTTATGATAGCTTGATTCATTTACAGCACCGGGGGCAAGATGCCTCAGGTATTTTAACCGGAGCTGATCGTTTTTACTTCAAACATGGACTTGGACTGGTCAGAGAGTCTATTTTCTCTGAAGATATTCTTAAACTGAAGGGGAATATCGGCATTGCTCATGTGCGTTATCCCACGGCCGGAGGTTATAGTGAAGCGGATGTTCAGCCTCTTTGGATAGGGAGCCCTCGCGGTATAGCTTTGGCTCATAATGGAAATTTAGTGAATTATGGAGAGTTGGTTGATGATTTATGCGGAAAACAGCATAGGCATTTAAACTCTACTCTTGATTCTGAGGCACTTTTATTACTTCTGGCAGACTATTTAGCCAAGGGATCTTATTCCGATCATGATGAAGAGCAATTCTTTCAATTACTATGTATGGCAGTTAATGAAATACATCAACGAGTTCAGGGTTCCTATTCTGTTGTGAGTTTAGTAATTGGCAAAGGTTTGGTTGCATTTAGGGATCCGCATGGTATCCGTCCTTTAGTTTGGGGTGAGCGAGTCCATGAAAATGGTAGTAAAGATTATATTTTTGCTTCAGAAACCACCCCTTTTTATGCTTTAGGTTTTGAGCCCAAGGGTGATTTGCAGCCCGGTGAAGTTGCTTACGTGAATCAGCAAGGACAATTGTACAGAAAAGTGCTTTCATCAAAAAAATTTACCCCTTGTATATTTGAATACGTTTACTTCGCCAGACCAGATGCCACATTAGACGATGTGAGCGTTTATCGAGCCAGATTACGTATGGGGCAAAATTTAGCTAAAAGCTGGAAAAAGAGATTTCCAGATACACTACCTGATGTGGTGATTCCAGCCCCTTCAACAGCAAATACTGCCGCATTAGCTTTTGCAAATGAGTTGGGAATACGTTATTCCGAAGGTTTATATAAAAATCCTTTTATTGGACGTACTTTTATTATGCCTAATCAGGAGTCGCGATCAAGACAGGTTCGTTATAAATTAACTCCTCAGAAAACGGAAATTAATAAAAAAAAGGTATTAATCGTTGATGACAGTATCGTAAGGGGAACTACCTCACGCGAAATAGTCAGAATGATACGAGAATATGGTGCATCAGAAATATATTTTGTATCAACCTGTCCACCAATTAAAAACCCTTGTTTCTACGGGATTGATATCCCATCGCGTAAAAAATTGATAGCAGCCCATAAAACGGAAGAGGAAATCCGTCAATTTCTAGGGGTGGATAAATTATTATACCAAACTCAGGAAAACCTTATAGAGGCTGTGTCTCGCAGGGGGCAATATGACATGAGCAAGCCTTGTATGGCTTGTATGGATGGTAAATACATTTGTGGACAGATTACTGAAGAAAAAATTAAATTGTTGGAGAAAAAAAGATTAACCGAGAATGACCAAGAAACAGAGATAGGAGAGATGTCTTGA
- a CDS encoding phosphoribosylaminoimidazolesuccinocarboxamide synthase, whose protein sequence is MNTNVPSQEDLLAALPFCLTETSLPFGKKYKGKVRDTYDLGDQLILVTTDRQSAFDRCLAAVPYKGQVLNLTSAWWFKNTQSIVPNHLIAVPDPNVAIAKKCKIFPIEFVVRGYISGSTSTSLWTQYQKGVREYCGITFPDGLRKNQKLESPVITPTTKETLHDRPISPHEIVAEGWMTQEDWDETSSYALKLFQHGMEVAQQHGLILVDTKYEFGRDAEGRIVLVDEIHTPDSSRYWLFNGYQERFDAGKEPENIDKEFLRLWFVDHCDPYKDEVLPQAPQELIVTLASRYIQLYEMITGESFVYDSNPGPVNDRILHNIQRWLG, encoded by the coding sequence ATGAATACCAATGTCCCTAGTCAAGAGGATCTTCTTGCTGCGTTGCCTTTTTGCTTAACCGAAACCTCTTTACCTTTCGGCAAAAAGTATAAAGGGAAAGTAAGGGATACCTATGATCTCGGCGATCAATTGATTTTGGTAACTACAGATAGACAAAGTGCCTTTGATCGATGCCTTGCTGCTGTACCTTATAAAGGACAAGTATTGAATTTGACTTCAGCATGGTGGTTTAAAAACACGCAATCGATTGTGCCTAACCATTTAATTGCCGTACCTGATCCCAATGTGGCGATAGCCAAAAAATGCAAAATATTCCCTATTGAATTTGTTGTTCGTGGGTATATTTCGGGGAGTACAAGTACGTCTTTATGGACGCAATACCAAAAAGGAGTTCGTGAGTACTGTGGTATAACGTTTCCTGATGGATTAAGAAAAAATCAAAAACTTGAGAGCCCAGTGATAACCCCCACTACTAAAGAGACGCTCCATGACAGGCCGATTAGCCCACACGAAATCGTCGCAGAAGGCTGGATGACCCAAGAAGATTGGGATGAAACCAGCAGTTATGCTTTAAAGTTATTTCAACATGGAATGGAAGTAGCACAGCAACATGGTTTGATTTTGGTGGATACCAAATATGAATTTGGCCGTGATGCGGAAGGAAGAATTGTATTAGTGGATGAAATTCATACTCCAGATTCCAGTCGTTATTGGTTATTTAACGGTTATCAAGAGCGATTTGATGCCGGTAAGGAGCCTGAGAATATAGATAAAGAATTTTTGCGCTTGTGGTTTGTTGATCACTGCGATCCTTATAAGGATGAAGTATTACCTCAAGCACCACAGGAGTTAATTGTTACTTTAGCATCAAGATATATCCAATTATATGAAATGATTACAGGTGAATCGTTTGTGTATGACAGTAATCCTGGGCCAGTAAATGATAGGATTTTGCATAATATACAACGTTGGTTAGGTTAA
- the purQ gene encoding phosphoribosylformylglycinamidine synthase I — translation MKIAVVQFPGSNCERETMLAVQRAGMTPVEFLWNDSSQKLREMDGYIIIGGFSYEDRSRAGIIAALDPVMKEIKLQSELGKPVLGICNGAQILVETGLVPGLKNYQIGMALTENKRIQDGKILGTGFYNSWIHMRTGDRVRQNAFTRYLSKDSVLSIPAAHAEGRFVMPVKLLQEIEEEGLNAFQYCDAQGNRDDNFPVNPNGSLRNIAAIINKAGNVMAIMPHPERTFAGDPIFHSMKEYIKEKKTFKQQTLSYQPEPVKIIPYDKKDNAHELIVKLIITDNAALTVQNTLRQLGIPVTVNRMMYWHVDTNFPETIEKIKQTGVLYNDRKEYLVTSEHIFSSAAKAFLVKSKDDMIGQQKLQMLRDHFSIDGVDAIHHGVLWMFSSENVKIQELAESILATNIIFNPNAHICYEYQCP, via the coding sequence ATGAAGATTGCAGTTGTTCAGTTTCCAGGCTCCAATTGCGAACGTGAGACAATGCTTGCGGTGCAACGAGCAGGTATGACTCCAGTTGAGTTTCTGTGGAATGATTCATCACAAAAACTGCGAGAAATGGATGGTTATATTATTATTGGTGGTTTTTCATATGAGGATAGATCAAGAGCAGGAATTATTGCAGCCCTTGATCCGGTAATGAAAGAAATAAAATTGCAGAGTGAATTGGGAAAACCTGTTCTTGGTATTTGCAATGGAGCACAGATCCTTGTTGAAACAGGCCTCGTTCCTGGTTTAAAAAACTATCAAATTGGTATGGCTCTGACTGAGAATAAGCGAATTCAGGATGGAAAAATTTTAGGAACAGGATTTTATAACAGCTGGATTCATATGCGAACCGGTGACCGAGTGAGGCAAAATGCATTCACCCGCTATTTATCAAAGGATTCTGTATTATCAATTCCTGCTGCCCATGCTGAAGGGCGTTTTGTGATGCCTGTTAAATTATTGCAAGAAATTGAAGAAGAAGGTTTAAATGCGTTTCAATATTGTGATGCGCAGGGAAACAGAGATGATAATTTCCCCGTTAATCCTAATGGTTCTCTACGGAATATTGCCGCTATTATTAATAAAGCGGGTAATGTCATGGCCATAATGCCTCACCCTGAACGTACATTTGCGGGAGATCCTATATTCCATTCAATGAAAGAATATATTAAGGAGAAAAAAACATTCAAGCAGCAAACATTATCTTATCAACCGGAGCCAGTTAAAATAATTCCTTATGACAAAAAAGACAATGCCCATGAGTTGATTGTTAAATTGATTATTACCGATAATGCTGCTTTAACAGTACAAAATACGCTAAGACAGTTAGGTATACCAGTCACAGTTAATCGTATGATGTATTGGCATGTCGATACAAATTTTCCTGAAACAATCGAAAAAATAAAGCAGACAGGGGTTTTATATAATGATCGGAAAGAGTATTTGGTAACGTCTGAGCATATATTTTCATCAGCAGCCAAGGCTTTTTTGGTTAAATCAAAAGACGATATGATCGGGCAACAGAAGCTGCAAATGCTTCGGGATCATTTCTCAATTGATGGCGTTGATGCCATACACCATGGTGTTTTGTGGATGTTTAGCAGTGAAAATGTTAAAATACAAGAATTGGCAGAATCCATTTTAGCTACTAATATTATCTTTAACCCTAATGCTCATATCTGCTATGAATACCAATGTCCCTAG
- the purM gene encoding phosphoribosylformylglycinamidine cyclo-ligase has product MSTINYKSAGVDIEAGNEAVARIKRNVEKTFSPQVLTGIGSFGAMYDLKPFMEKFKHPVMVQSIDGVGTKTIVARMMQKFDTIGIDLVSATTNDIIVLGARPLTLLDYIATDRLKPEYIEEIIIGMTQACLENNISLVGGETAEMPDTYLKGEHDLVGIITGVVEKDEAILGKDITPGDSVLAFPSSGLHTNGYSLARKLLFELGGYTVESQLDELDATVGEALLVPHINYTNPVLHLLNNKIPIKGMAHITGGGVLENIPRVLPNHCSVEINKNSCPVLPIFNVLKALGKLDDQEMYRTFNMGIGLVMIASPGVVSEIYTALKEFPNFPVYEVGKVVSGKPEVRLL; this is encoded by the coding sequence ATGTCTACTATCAATTACAAATCAGCGGGTGTCGATATCGAGGCGGGAAATGAAGCTGTCGCACGCATTAAACGTAATGTTGAAAAAACATTTTCGCCTCAAGTCCTGACAGGAATCGGTAGTTTTGGCGCAATGTATGATTTGAAGCCTTTTATGGAAAAATTCAAACACCCCGTCATGGTTCAAAGCATTGATGGCGTAGGCACGAAGACAATAGTTGCTCGGATGATGCAAAAATTTGATACAATCGGAATTGATTTGGTCAGTGCGACCACCAACGATATTATTGTGTTGGGTGCAAGGCCATTAACACTTTTGGACTATATAGCAACTGATCGATTGAAACCTGAATATATTGAAGAAATTATTATTGGCATGACGCAAGCTTGCCTCGAAAATAATATTTCCCTGGTCGGTGGTGAGACGGCTGAAATGCCTGATACCTATCTGAAGGGAGAGCATGATTTGGTAGGTATTATCACTGGTGTAGTGGAAAAGGATGAAGCCATACTAGGAAAAGATATAACTCCAGGCGATTCAGTCTTGGCATTTCCTTCCAGTGGCTTACATACCAATGGATATTCACTTGCCAGAAAACTTTTGTTTGAACTAGGTGGATATACTGTAGAATCCCAACTTGACGAGTTGGATGCTACAGTTGGTGAGGCTTTACTGGTACCTCATATCAATTATACAAATCCTGTTCTACACCTGTTGAATAACAAAATCCCTATCAAGGGAATGGCTCATATTACTGGCGGAGGTGTACTGGAAAACATTCCGCGAGTATTACCTAATCATTGTTCCGTTGAAATCAATAAGAATTCATGTCCGGTGTTGCCGATCTTTAATGTGCTAAAAGCATTGGGGAAACTGGATGATCAGGAAATGTATCGTACTTTTAATATGGGAATAGGATTAGTAATGATAGCTTCCCCTGGTGTTGTTTCTGAAATTTATACAGCGCTAAAAGAATTCCCTAATTTCCCTGTTTATGAAGTAGGAAAAGTCGTATCAGGAAAACCAGAAGTGAGATTATTGTGA
- the purL gene encoding phosphoribosylformylglycinamidine synthase subunit PurL, translating into MQNLTETLDFSSLNRGEIEKLLRDYNLNLSVDEALTIQNEFLKRPPTISECVLWSIQGSEHCSYKSSRIHLKQFNTSGPHVILGAKEDAGIVSVAQDKNGYRYGVIVSHESHNHPSQIVPYEGAATGVGGNVRDVCCMGGEVIAVADSLRFGDIKRARTHWIQEGVVSGIAGYGNPLGIPNIAGDVYYDPAYNENCLVTVVTLGIVREDHIIHSYAPPEAENYVFILVGKPTDNSGFGGASFASTVLEEDSQEKNKGAVQEPNAFLQRHLLKANYSLFQLLREKNLIDKVGFKDLGAGGVACASIELAEAGGSYGAEIDLDKVPTGMPGLMPSVILCSETQERFMWVVPPDLVDTILKHYNETFALPQVSEGACAAVIGKIRTDGLYVVNYKGRELVRAKVPDVTKGIVYNRPHASSQKQNTEPVFLPPDDYNQILLQLLAHENIASKEPIFEMYDKQVQGRTLIQAGWADAGVLQPFNESKYPEEIRKTGIALSLDQNPRYNKIDAYWGAVNAVVESVRNITAVGATPVAITDCLCFGNPEKPEQMREFVDSVRGISDACAAVHLKDHPQSTLPVIAGNVSLYNESVKGAIPPSPMISCLGTLPDIDFAITFDFKKSDSLLILIGERKDECGGSVYYQLHNELGSNVPKPDLSLFNREIHAVSSAIQHGLVNAAHDVSEGGVAVALAEMSFKNSLGVAVQINGELSADKLLFGETGGFILEIDKQHKAAFDKLVTQYQVPYMVIGHTTEQPVLQMNSVINLPVEEARQAWENGLRERLL; encoded by the coding sequence ATGCAAAATCTTACTGAAACCCTTGATTTTTCTTCTTTGAATCGTGGAGAAATTGAAAAATTACTGCGCGATTATAATTTAAATCTTTCTGTAGATGAGGCGTTGACTATACAGAATGAATTCCTCAAAAGACCCCCGACTATTTCAGAGTGTGTACTTTGGTCTATTCAAGGATCAGAACATTGTTCTTATAAAAGCAGCCGTATTCATTTAAAGCAATTCAATACCTCAGGCCCTCACGTGATACTGGGCGCCAAGGAGGATGCAGGTATAGTATCTGTAGCCCAAGATAAAAATGGTTATAGATATGGCGTTATTGTCAGTCATGAATCACATAATCACCCATCTCAAATTGTTCCCTATGAAGGCGCAGCTACCGGAGTTGGTGGTAATGTCCGTGATGTCTGTTGTATGGGTGGGGAAGTTATAGCAGTAGCAGACAGTTTGCGTTTCGGAGATATCAAACGTGCACGTACTCACTGGATACAGGAAGGGGTGGTTTCAGGTATTGCCGGGTATGGCAATCCTTTGGGAATACCGAATATAGCTGGTGATGTGTACTATGATCCGGCCTACAATGAAAATTGTTTGGTTACTGTAGTCACTCTGGGGATAGTAAGAGAGGATCATATTATACATTCTTATGCTCCGCCCGAAGCTGAGAACTATGTTTTTATTTTAGTAGGTAAGCCAACTGATAATAGTGGGTTTGGCGGCGCGAGCTTTGCCTCAACAGTATTGGAAGAAGATTCACAAGAAAAGAATAAGGGAGCTGTTCAAGAGCCCAATGCTTTTTTACAGAGACATCTCCTTAAAGCTAATTATTCATTATTTCAATTACTAAGAGAAAAGAATTTAATTGACAAGGTAGGCTTTAAAGATTTAGGAGCAGGTGGCGTGGCCTGCGCAAGTATCGAGTTGGCTGAAGCCGGCGGTTCTTATGGCGCCGAAATTGATCTGGACAAGGTACCCACAGGAATGCCAGGATTAATGCCTTCAGTCATTCTATGCTCTGAAACTCAGGAGCGTTTTATGTGGGTTGTTCCCCCTGATTTAGTAGATACTATCCTGAAACACTATAATGAAACCTTCGCGTTACCACAGGTTTCTGAAGGGGCATGCGCTGCAGTTATCGGCAAAATTCGTACCGATGGATTATACGTGGTGAATTACAAAGGGCGAGAACTTGTGAGAGCTAAAGTCCCTGATGTCACGAAAGGCATTGTTTATAACAGGCCACATGCCTCTTCGCAGAAGCAAAACACAGAACCAGTTTTTCTCCCACCAGATGATTATAATCAAATTTTGTTGCAGTTATTGGCCCATGAGAATATAGCGAGCAAGGAACCTATTTTTGAAATGTATGACAAGCAAGTGCAGGGTCGCACCCTCATACAAGCAGGATGGGCTGATGCTGGAGTATTACAACCATTTAATGAATCGAAGTATCCTGAGGAAATTCGTAAAACAGGTATTGCCTTGTCTTTAGATCAAAATCCCCGCTATAACAAAATTGATGCCTATTGGGGAGCTGTTAACGCGGTTGTCGAATCGGTACGGAACATCACTGCAGTTGGAGCTACTCCAGTCGCAATAACAGATTGCTTGTGTTTTGGTAATCCGGAAAAGCCAGAACAAATGCGCGAATTTGTTGATTCTGTGCGAGGAATTAGTGATGCCTGTGCCGCTGTTCATCTGAAAGATCATCCCCAATCAACTTTGCCTGTCATTGCCGGGAATGTCTCATTGTATAATGAATCAGTGAAAGGGGCTATTCCTCCCAGCCCCATGATTAGTTGCCTGGGAACGCTTCCAGATATTGATTTTGCTATTACCTTTGATTTTAAGAAAAGTGATAGCCTATTGATATTGATTGGAGAGCGTAAAGACGAATGTGGTGGTAGCGTTTATTATCAACTCCATAATGAATTGGGTTCTAATGTTCCAAAACCGGATTTAAGCTTGTTTAATAGAGAAATCCATGCTGTTTCATCGGCAATTCAGCATGGGTTGGTTAACGCTGCTCATGATGTCTCAGAGGGAGGGGTTGCTGTTGCTCTTGCTGAGATGAGTTTTAAGAACTCCCTGGGAGTTGCTGTACAGATTAATGGAGAGTTATCTGCGGACAAACTTTTATTTGGAGAGACAGGCGGTTTTATTCTTGAAATCGATAAACAACATAAAGCCGCTTTTGACAAACTGGTTACTCAATATCAAGTCCCTTACATGGTTATCGGACATACTACAGAGCAGCCAGTTTTACAGATGAATTCGGTTATCAACTTGCCTGTCGAAGAAGCGAGGCAGGCTTGGGAAAATGGCTTAAGAGAGAGGCTATTATAA